The Cucumis melo cultivar AY chromosome 6, USDA_Cmelo_AY_1.0, whole genome shotgun sequence genome includes a region encoding these proteins:
- the LOC127149664 gene encoding vacuolar protein sorting-associated protein 60.2-like: protein MSALKSANKELKGMMKTVSIQDIDNLQDEMMDLMDVSNEIQETLGRSYNVPDDIDEDELLGELDALEADMGFETEADGVPSYL from the exons ATGTCGGCCTTGAAATCTGCCAATAAGGAGTTGAAAGGAATGATGAAAACAGTCAGTATACAAGACATAGAT AACTTACAAGATGAGATGATGGATCTGATGGATGTGAGCAATGAAATTCAAGAGACTCTTGGTAGGAGCTACAATGTACCTGATGACATTGATGAGGATGAACTTTTGGGTG AGCTTGATGCCTTGGAAGCAGACATGGGATTTGAAACTGAAGCTGATGGGGTTCCATCTTATCTCTAG